The following proteins are encoded in a genomic region of Comamonas resistens:
- the hppD gene encoding 4-hydroxyphenylpyruvate dioxygenase: protein MNAPLTQTNASSFQTWDNPMGTDGFEFVEYAAPDPVAMGQLFERMGFTAIAKHRRKNVTLYRQGEINFIINAEPDSFAQRFARLHGPSVCAIAIRVQDAKFAYERAISLGAWGYDQHAAPGELNIPAIKGIGDSLIYFIDKWRGKNGAKDGDLGNISFFDVDFEPLPGADLHPQGLGLTYIDHLTNNVYRGRMAELAGFYERIFNFREIRYFDIEGQSTGVKSKAMTSPCGKIRIPINEEGNDKAGQIQEYLDMYHGEGIQHIALGSTNLYDTVDGLQMNGIKLLSTSETYYELLPKRIPDLQEPIPELLARNILVDGQPGELLLQIFSENQLGPIFFEFIQRKGNSGFGEGNFKALFETMELDQMRRGVLKS, encoded by the coding sequence AGCTTCCAGACCTGGGACAACCCCATGGGCACGGACGGCTTCGAGTTTGTCGAATACGCGGCCCCCGACCCGGTGGCCATGGGCCAGTTGTTCGAGCGCATGGGCTTCACGGCCATCGCCAAGCACCGCCGCAAGAACGTGACGCTGTATCGCCAGGGCGAGATCAACTTCATCATCAACGCCGAGCCCGACAGCTTCGCCCAGCGCTTTGCCCGCCTGCACGGCCCCAGCGTCTGCGCCATCGCCATCCGCGTGCAGGACGCCAAGTTCGCCTACGAGCGTGCGATCTCCCTGGGCGCCTGGGGCTACGACCAGCATGCCGCCCCGGGCGAGCTGAACATTCCCGCCATCAAGGGCATTGGCGACTCGCTGATCTACTTCATCGACAAGTGGCGCGGCAAGAACGGCGCCAAGGACGGCGACCTTGGCAACATCAGCTTCTTCGACGTGGACTTCGAGCCCCTGCCCGGCGCCGACCTGCATCCGCAAGGCCTGGGCCTGACCTATATCGACCACCTGACCAACAACGTCTACCGTGGCCGCATGGCCGAACTGGCAGGTTTCTACGAGCGCATCTTCAACTTCCGCGAGATCCGCTACTTCGACATCGAAGGCCAGTCCACCGGCGTCAAGAGCAAGGCCATGACCAGCCCCTGCGGCAAGATCCGCATCCCTATCAACGAGGAAGGCAACGACAAGGCCGGTCAGATCCAGGAGTACCTGGACATGTATCACGGCGAAGGCATACAGCACATCGCACTGGGCTCGACCAACCTCTACGACACCGTGGACGGGCTGCAGATGAACGGCATCAAACTGCTGAGCACCAGCGAGACCTATTACGAACTGCTGCCCAAGCGCATTCCCGACCTGCAGGAACCGATTCCCGAGCTACTGGCGCGCAACATCCTGGTAGACGGTCAGCCCGGCGAGCTGCTGCTGCAGATCTTCAGCGAGAACCAGCTGGGCCCGATCTTCTTCGAGTTCATCCAGCGCAAGGGCAATAGCGGCTTTGGCGAGGGCAACTTCAAGGCGCTGTTCGAGACCATGGAGCTGGACCAGATGCGCCGCGGCGTGCTCAAGAGCTGA
- a CDS encoding Bug family tripartite tricarboxylate transporter substrate binding protein has protein sequence MGTDTTASPLTRRRLLTLTAAAASPLIASRAYAQKGSAGFTTNSSKAANALTLVVPYSAGGPLDRASRRLAQDTTSIAHMQVINVTGAGGSTGAAMVARAGARDPLLLMGAAGTHAILPWLNPQLPYDPLRDFQPLNLVARMPHVLVMRSELAQQWRIQTPDDLLRFMARNRQPLRYASAGNGSIGHIAGKRFQTLTRVPLQHLPFAGAQPAMSALLEGSSDLMFDNIASCLPHIRAGRLKALGVTSATPLPMLPGVPGVPVLGESIRGLELTTWFGLFATAGISDAQASCWANAFARTLQQPAVQQYFDAMGVIREDLRLQDFAQLVQADHRFYGQLIRNNLQLS, from the coding sequence ATGGGCACGGATACGACAGCCAGCCCGCTCACCCGGCGACGGCTGCTGACGCTGACCGCTGCTGCAGCTTCACCTTTGATAGCTTCTCGCGCTTACGCACAAAAGGGTTCAGCGGGTTTTACAACCAATTCCAGCAAGGCTGCGAACGCACTGACGCTGGTCGTTCCCTACTCGGCAGGCGGCCCGCTGGACCGAGCCTCGCGCCGGCTCGCGCAGGACACCACCTCCATAGCTCACATGCAGGTGATCAATGTAACGGGGGCAGGCGGCAGCACGGGGGCAGCCATGGTGGCGCGGGCCGGCGCACGCGACCCCCTGCTGCTGATGGGCGCGGCGGGTACCCATGCCATCCTGCCCTGGCTCAACCCTCAGCTTCCCTACGATCCGCTGCGCGACTTTCAGCCGCTGAATCTGGTGGCGCGCATGCCCCATGTGCTGGTCATGCGCAGCGAGCTGGCGCAGCAGTGGCGCATACAAACGCCCGACGACCTGCTTCGCTTCATGGCCAGAAACCGGCAGCCCCTGCGCTATGCCTCCGCGGGCAACGGCAGCATAGGCCATATTGCGGGCAAGCGGTTCCAGACACTGACCCGCGTGCCACTGCAGCATCTGCCATTTGCCGGTGCCCAGCCTGCGATGTCGGCGCTGCTGGAAGGATCGTCCGACCTGATGTTCGACAACATCGCTTCCTGCCTGCCCCATATTCGCGCCGGTCGGCTCAAAGCCCTGGGCGTGACCTCGGCGACGCCACTTCCCATGCTGCCGGGGGTGCCGGGGGTGCCGGTGCTCGGCGAGAGCATACGCGGCCTGGAGCTGACCACCTGGTTCGGCCTGTTCGCCACGGCCGGCATATCGGATGCACAGGCCTCATGCTGGGCCAATGCCTTTGCCAGGACGCTGCAGCAACCTGCCGTGCAACAGTACTTCGACGCCATGGGCGTGATCCGCGAGGACCTGCGCCTGCAGGACTTTGCCCAGCTGGTCCAGGCCGATCACCGCTTCTACGGCCAGCTCATCAGGAACAATCTGCAGCTGTCCTGA
- a CDS encoding Bug family tripartite tricarboxylate transporter substrate binding protein produces the protein MKRLLLLAAWLCGSSFAAFAQNVGQPLSFVVPYPAGGPLDTSAHLLAKGAQQSLGSITVTNKPGAGGTKGVELIAKAKPQENLVVMGAVATHAVLPNMGAPLSYDVYKDFKPLILVARVPNVLVITKARAEELKIQSTSDLVGYIKTNPNQLKMGSAGNGSIGHISAEMLKSLANLRLPNVQFEGASAAQKALLKGDVDMVFDNLASALPLIASGELVALSVTTPARNVALPNVPSVNEAVPGFDVATWFGVFAPASLPDKDAQKYATALQAALSAPANRDQFRKMGIAPEDMRLQEFAEFVKRENRKFQFLINATKIKAG, from the coding sequence GTGAAACGTTTGCTCCTGCTTGCTGCCTGGCTGTGCGGATCGTCTTTTGCTGCTTTTGCGCAAAACGTCGGCCAGCCCCTGTCCTTTGTCGTTCCCTACCCTGCGGGCGGCCCTCTCGATACCTCGGCCCATCTGCTGGCCAAAGGCGCCCAGCAAAGCCTGGGCTCCATCACCGTCACCAACAAGCCCGGCGCCGGCGGCACCAAAGGCGTGGAGCTGATCGCCAAGGCCAAACCGCAGGAAAACCTGGTGGTCATGGGCGCCGTGGCCACACATGCGGTACTGCCCAATATGGGGGCGCCGCTGTCCTATGACGTGTACAAGGACTTCAAGCCCCTGATTCTGGTGGCGCGCGTGCCCAATGTGCTGGTCATCACCAAGGCTCGTGCCGAAGAGCTCAAGATCCAGAGCACCAGCGACCTGGTTGGCTACATCAAAACCAACCCCAATCAGCTGAAGATGGGTTCGGCCGGCAACGGCAGCATCGGCCATATCTCGGCCGAGATGCTCAAGTCGCTGGCCAATCTGCGCCTGCCCAATGTGCAGTTCGAAGGTGCATCGGCCGCCCAGAAGGCCCTGCTCAAGGGCGATGTGGACATGGTGTTCGACAACCTCGCCTCCGCCCTGCCGCTGATCGCCTCGGGCGAACTCGTGGCCCTGTCCGTCACCACCCCGGCCCGCAATGTGGCACTGCCCAATGTGCCCAGCGTGAACGAGGCCGTGCCCGGTTTTGACGTGGCCACCTGGTTCGGCGTGTTCGCCCCGGCCAGCCTGCCCGACAAGGACGCCCAGAAATATGCAACCGCCTTGCAGGCCGCGCTCAGCGCCCCAGCCAACCGCGACCAGTTCCGCAAGATGGGCATCGCCCCCGAGGACATGCGTCTGCAGGAGTTTGCTGAATTCGTGAAACGCGAGAACCGCAAGTTTCAGTTTTTGATCAACGCAACCAAGATCAAGGCCGGCTAG
- the phhA gene encoding phenylalanine 4-monooxygenase, translated as MGQAPVVYGQSDRPPRGDYSRASADYTCAQNYAAYTEADHLTYHRLYERQSALLPGLASQHFIDVLPALGAKERIPRFEEVNERLFKATGWEIVGVPGLIPEVPFFSLLAQRKFPVTDWIRKPEEFEYIVEPDIFHDLFGHVPLLFNPVMADFIQAYGQGGLKAAELGACEMLSRLYWYTVEFGLIREGGGVRAYGAGILSSAGELAYSVQSPEPHRLPLQLERAMRTLYKIDTYQQTYFVIDDMQQLLDLASTDFAPLYAQLRQQPTIGAKQLLPGEQLI; from the coding sequence ATGGGACAAGCACCCGTGGTTTATGGCCAGTCCGACCGCCCGCCGCGTGGCGATTACAGCCGCGCCAGCGCCGATTACACCTGCGCCCAGAATTACGCAGCCTATACCGAGGCCGACCACCTCACCTACCACCGGCTCTATGAGCGCCAGAGCGCGCTGCTGCCCGGCCTGGCCAGCCAGCACTTCATCGACGTGCTGCCCGCACTGGGCGCCAAGGAACGCATTCCCCGCTTCGAGGAAGTCAACGAGCGCCTGTTCAAGGCCACCGGCTGGGAGATCGTCGGCGTGCCGGGCCTGATTCCCGAAGTACCGTTTTTCTCGCTGCTGGCCCAGCGCAAGTTCCCCGTCACGGACTGGATTCGCAAGCCCGAGGAGTTCGAATACATCGTCGAGCCCGACATCTTTCACGACCTCTTCGGTCATGTGCCGCTGCTGTTCAACCCGGTAATGGCCGATTTCATCCAGGCCTATGGCCAGGGCGGCCTCAAGGCTGCCGAGCTGGGCGCCTGCGAAATGCTCTCGCGCCTGTACTGGTACACGGTGGAGTTCGGCCTGATCCGCGAAGGCGGTGGCGTGCGCGCCTACGGTGCCGGCATTCTGAGTTCGGCCGGCGAGCTGGCCTACAGCGTGCAAAGCCCCGAACCTCATCGCCTGCCGCTGCAGCTGGAACGTGCCATGCGCACGCTCTACAAGATCGACACCTACCAGCAGACCTATTTCGTCATCGACGATATGCAGCAGCTGCTGGACTTGGCCAGCACCGACTTTGCGCCACTGTATGCCCAATTGCGTCAGCAACCCACCATAGGTGCCAAGCAATTGCTGCCCGGCGAACAGCTGATTTGA
- a CDS encoding DUF3772 domain-containing protein, with the protein MLRWLAALYLCLGIAIAAEPAASVMDAQATSLQQLEQASDALDAARKSLDDADSSETLQALSEKTLQSKRDADNAVTALEPLLKQLDARIAQLGPVVEGTEESPELTQQRKDLSQQHSDLDSAIKRGKLLSVEAKQAGDNIEKIRTQQFSAQIARKVASPLSPSLWRKFATDLPVDLQRIHGLIRLGDSSFGAAIEKHGNKIPLLGTLLALVLMFPLRMWLRHLGRRFAASDHAPNGRLRRSGLAVWMLIVGTALPGLASLLFIEALRSIDAIAPRLQLVADAWIKGSFVAAFFLSVSASLLVPKHPSWRLLNIDDEAAPKLTRLAWGAAGLTWFTIMLNAVDIAARTSDVSSVALDGLIALTYAGLIISVLVVIKKQRKRQQVIDLEKAAQHGNEHRPATTSNWLMFAWLGGHLTVLAALIAALIGYLNFSVFVATQMVWITVVVLATTLLMKFADDFFGWLCSAESRIGKGISLGLGMKPTRVEQIGVLLSAFSRVCLMLLGLLALTAPFGNPSSLLNMTDTLTKGLPIGDSVLRPMTLLRGLIVLVAGLTIFRTLQHWLVETYLPKTELDIGARNSISTVARYVGITLSALWTLAAMGIGFEKVALLASALSVGIGFGLQAITQNFVSGLILLAERPVKLGDRVRIGDQVGDIRRISVRATEIQTDDKSTVIVPNSEFITKSVQNLTMDGALGRISIAFSVPLNTDIVKLREVLLGLYAEHEAVLSTPTPSMYVDSINGSVVNITSFGHVASSRNVYSTRSDLLFGLLQRCAEQKIPLVSATDIHLVQDRAAPAPPATDRPPELEDSENRSAV; encoded by the coding sequence ATGCTGCGCTGGCTCGCAGCGCTCTATCTTTGCCTGGGCATTGCCATCGCAGCCGAACCAGCGGCTTCCGTGATGGATGCACAGGCCACTTCCCTGCAGCAGCTGGAGCAGGCCTCCGACGCACTGGATGCGGCACGCAAGTCCCTGGACGACGCGGACTCCTCCGAGACCTTGCAGGCCTTGTCCGAAAAAACGCTGCAATCCAAGCGTGATGCCGACAACGCCGTGACGGCGCTGGAGCCCCTGCTCAAGCAGTTGGATGCCCGTATTGCCCAGCTGGGCCCGGTGGTCGAAGGCACCGAGGAAAGCCCGGAACTCACGCAGCAACGCAAGGATTTGTCGCAACAGCACAGCGATCTGGACTCGGCCATCAAGCGTGGCAAGCTGCTCTCGGTCGAAGCCAAGCAGGCTGGCGACAACATCGAAAAAATCCGCACCCAGCAATTCAGTGCACAGATTGCCCGCAAGGTCGCATCGCCGCTGTCTCCATCGCTGTGGAGGAAGTTCGCCACCGACCTGCCGGTGGATCTGCAGCGCATCCACGGCTTGATACGCCTGGGTGACTCCAGCTTCGGGGCCGCCATCGAAAAACATGGCAACAAGATACCGCTGCTGGGCACACTGCTGGCCCTGGTGCTGATGTTTCCGCTGCGCATGTGGCTGCGCCATCTGGGCCGCCGGTTCGCGGCGTCCGATCACGCACCCAACGGACGCCTGCGCCGCTCGGGTCTTGCCGTGTGGATGCTGATCGTGGGTACGGCCCTGCCCGGGCTGGCCAGCCTGCTCTTCATCGAGGCCTTGCGCTCCATCGACGCCATCGCTCCGCGCCTGCAACTGGTGGCCGATGCCTGGATCAAAGGCAGCTTCGTTGCAGCCTTCTTCCTGTCCGTCAGCGCCAGCCTGCTGGTGCCCAAGCACCCGTCCTGGCGGCTGCTGAACATCGACGATGAGGCCGCGCCCAAGCTCACACGCCTGGCCTGGGGCGCCGCAGGCCTGACCTGGTTCACCATCATGCTCAATGCGGTGGACATTGCCGCCCGCACCAGCGACGTCAGCAGCGTGGCCCTGGACGGCCTGATTGCGCTGACCTATGCCGGCCTCATCATCTCGGTGCTGGTGGTCATCAAGAAGCAACGCAAGCGCCAGCAGGTCATCGACCTGGAAAAGGCCGCCCAGCACGGCAATGAACACCGCCCTGCCACCACCAGCAACTGGCTGATGTTTGCCTGGTTGGGCGGGCACCTGACGGTGCTGGCCGCGCTGATTGCAGCGCTGATCGGGTATCTGAATTTCTCGGTCTTCGTCGCCACGCAGATGGTGTGGATTACCGTGGTGGTGCTGGCCACCACGCTGCTGATGAAGTTCGCCGATGACTTCTTTGGCTGGCTGTGCTCCGCCGAAAGCCGCATCGGCAAAGGCATCTCTCTGGGACTCGGGATGAAGCCCACCCGCGTGGAGCAGATCGGCGTGCTGCTGTCCGCCTTCTCCCGCGTCTGCCTGATGCTGCTGGGCCTGCTGGCCCTCACGGCCCCGTTCGGCAACCCCAGCAGCCTGCTGAACATGACCGACACGCTGACCAAGGGCCTGCCCATTGGCGACTCCGTGCTGCGCCCCATGACCCTCCTGCGCGGCCTGATCGTGCTGGTGGCAGGCCTGACCATCTTCCGCACACTGCAGCACTGGCTGGTGGAAACCTATCTGCCCAAGACCGAGCTGGACATCGGCGCGCGCAACTCTATCAGCACCGTGGCCCGCTATGTGGGCATCACGCTATCGGCCCTGTGGACGCTGGCTGCCATGGGCATCGGTTTCGAGAAAGTCGCGCTGCTGGCCAGTGCGCTGTCCGTGGGCATCGGTTTTGGCCTGCAGGCCATCACGCAGAACTTTGTCTCGGGCCTGATTCTGCTGGCCGAGCGCCCCGTGAAGCTCGGCGACCGCGTGCGTATCGGTGACCAGGTCGGCGATATCCGCCGCATCAGCGTGCGCGCCACCGAGATTCAGACCGACGACAAATCCACCGTCATCGTGCCCAACTCCGAGTTCATCACCAAGTCCGTGCAGAACCTGACCATGGACGGCGCACTGGGCCGCATCTCGATCGCCTTCTCGGTGCCGCTCAACACCGATATCGTCAAGCTGCGCGAGGTGCTGCTGGGCCTGTATGCCGAGCATGAGGCCGTGCTGAGCACTCCCACCCCCTCCATGTATGTGGACTCCATCAACGGCAGCGTGGTCAACATCACCAGCTTCGGCCATGTCGCCAGCTCGCGCAATGTCTACAGCACACGCAGCGACCTGCTGTTTGGCCTGCTGCAGCGCTGCGCCGAGCAGAAAATCCCGCTGGTATCGGCCACCGATATCCACCTGGTTCAAGACCGTGCTGCACCTGCGCCCCCCGCCACTGACAGGCCGCCGGAGCTGGAAGACTCGGAAAACCGCTCTGCAGTCTGA
- a CDS encoding alpha/beta fold hydrolase, with product MNIWFWRFVVLTHLAAALLWCGFWGESRPWLAAAGVAALACGAGAQLGLQMLLMRHVLRSRRLPRPATGVVLRAWLAEWRFSLRIFGWRIPFRSQAEADFCPVQPQGQVGVVLVHGYFCSRAVWNPWLRKLKARDIACAAMTLEPAHGHPVDAMVANLHRCVQQMARQTGRAPLLVAHSMGGLVVRAWLKTLTAGQRSQYAAHVVTVATPHGGTWLARFAHRLPARDMREAGDWLQALGPLPADVSMSCWCSSSDNIVFPPTLATMEGAQLHQVEDAAHMQLLFDERVWKHCLQLRQQLQQS from the coding sequence GTGAATATCTGGTTTTGGCGCTTCGTGGTGCTGACCCATCTGGCTGCTGCCCTGCTGTGGTGTGGCTTCTGGGGGGAGAGCAGGCCTTGGCTGGCCGCAGCAGGTGTCGCTGCACTGGCCTGCGGAGCGGGAGCGCAACTGGGCCTGCAGATGCTGTTGATGCGCCATGTGCTGCGCAGCCGCCGGTTGCCAAGGCCGGCAACGGGTGTGGTGCTGCGTGCCTGGCTGGCGGAGTGGCGGTTTTCACTGCGGATATTCGGCTGGCGCATACCGTTTCGCTCTCAAGCCGAGGCCGACTTCTGCCCGGTTCAGCCCCAAGGGCAGGTCGGCGTGGTGCTGGTGCATGGCTATTTCTGCAGCCGTGCGGTGTGGAACCCATGGCTCAGAAAGCTGAAGGCGCGTGATATTGCCTGTGCAGCGATGACGCTGGAGCCCGCGCACGGGCATCCGGTTGATGCCATGGTGGCGAACCTGCATCGCTGCGTGCAGCAGATGGCGCGGCAGACGGGGCGGGCACCGCTGCTGGTGGCGCACAGCATGGGGGGGCTGGTGGTGAGGGCCTGGCTCAAGACCTTGACTGCCGGTCAGCGCTCGCAATATGCGGCCCATGTGGTGACCGTGGCCACGCCCCATGGCGGAACATGGCTGGCGCGGTTTGCCCACCGCCTGCCTGCACGCGATATGCGCGAGGCCGGTGACTGGCTGCAGGCACTGGGGCCTTTACCTGCCGATGTTTCCATGAGCTGCTGGTGCAGCAGCAGCGACAACATCGTGTTCCCGCCGACGCTGGCGACGATGGAGGGCGCGCAGCTGCACCAGGTGGAGGATGCTGCGCATATGCAGCTGCTGTTTGACGAACGGGTCTGGAAGCACTGCCTGCAGCTGCGGCAGCAGTTGCAGCAGTCGTAG
- a CDS encoding AMP-binding protein, protein MEIAAPWFQNYPPNVPHEVHPGQYRSLVHLLEESFTQHGERPFSVCMDRWMSYAELDRLSKQLGAWLQSLNLEPGARVAIMLPNVPQFAVSMAGVLRAGFTCVNVNPLYTARELEHQLKDSGATAIIILENFAHTLAQVLERTAIRHICLTGMGDLLGGLYGSWITFAVRHLAKMVPAFDLPLGSGSEQRQVTPFNKALAAGADLQLAPSNATLDSTAFLQYTGGTTGLSKGAVLTHRNIVAATLQAHSWFTPALDGRVKAEETHIVAALPLYHIFALTVSLFAMRLGASLSLIPNPRDIPKFVKVLKKRPFHILPAVNTLFNALLNNPDFRQLDFSQLFISQAGGMAASEGTARQWQQVTGCAMIEGWGMSETCAIGTNNPVTNRQFTGSIGLPLPSISVAIKDDEGQDVPQGDAGELCIKGPNVMLGYYNQPAETAKAFTADGYMRTGDIGVLGDDGYARIIDRKKDMMVVSGFNVYPNELENVISLCPGVLECAAVGVHDDRQGEAIKVYVVRSDPSLTEDRVLRYCQEQLTGYKRPRFIEFRDELPKTNVGKILRRELRDKAQS, encoded by the coding sequence ATGGAAATCGCTGCACCCTGGTTCCAGAACTATCCACCCAATGTGCCGCATGAAGTGCATCCCGGGCAATACCGCTCACTGGTGCATTTGCTAGAAGAGTCTTTCACCCAGCATGGCGAACGTCCGTTCTCGGTCTGCATGGACCGCTGGATGAGCTATGCCGAACTGGACCGGCTATCGAAGCAATTGGGGGCCTGGCTGCAAAGCCTGAATCTGGAGCCCGGTGCCCGCGTGGCCATCATGCTGCCCAATGTGCCGCAGTTTGCCGTCAGCATGGCAGGCGTGCTGCGCGCGGGATTCACCTGCGTGAATGTCAATCCGCTATACACGGCCCGGGAGCTCGAGCATCAACTCAAGGATTCGGGCGCCACCGCCATCATCATTCTGGAAAACTTTGCCCATACCCTGGCCCAGGTGCTGGAGCGCACCGCCATTCGGCATATCTGCCTGACGGGCATGGGCGACCTGCTGGGCGGTCTCTACGGCAGCTGGATCACCTTCGCCGTGCGCCATCTGGCCAAGATGGTACCGGCCTTTGATTTACCTTTGGGATCAGGTAGCGAACAGCGCCAGGTCACACCATTCAACAAGGCCCTGGCCGCCGGAGCAGACCTCCAACTCGCGCCCAGCAATGCCACCCTCGATTCGACGGCTTTTCTGCAATACACGGGCGGCACCACGGGCCTGTCCAAAGGCGCGGTGCTGACCCATCGCAATATCGTGGCCGCCACGCTGCAAGCACATAGCTGGTTCACGCCCGCACTCGATGGCCGGGTCAAGGCCGAAGAGACCCATATCGTGGCCGCGCTGCCGCTGTATCACATCTTCGCGCTCACGGTGAGCCTGTTTGCCATGCGCCTGGGCGCCAGCCTGAGCCTGATTCCCAATCCGCGCGACATCCCCAAGTTCGTCAAGGTGCTCAAGAAGCGCCCCTTTCATATCCTGCCGGCAGTGAATACCTTGTTCAATGCGCTGCTCAACAACCCCGATTTCCGCCAGCTCGATTTCTCGCAGCTGTTCATCTCGCAGGCTGGCGGCATGGCGGCTTCGGAAGGCACGGCGCGCCAGTGGCAGCAGGTCACTGGCTGCGCCATGATCGAAGGCTGGGGCATGAGCGAAACCTGCGCCATAGGCACCAACAACCCCGTCACCAACCGGCAGTTCACAGGCTCCATCGGCTTGCCGCTGCCCAGCATCTCGGTCGCCATCAAGGATGACGAGGGCCAGGATGTCCCGCAGGGTGATGCCGGCGAGCTCTGCATCAAAGGCCCCAATGTCATGCTCGGCTACTACAACCAGCCGGCAGAAACCGCCAAGGCCTTCACGGCCGACGGCTATATGCGCACCGGCGATATCGGCGTGCTGGGCGACGACGGCTATGCCCGCATCATCGACCGCAAAAAAGACATGATGGTGGTCAGCGGCTTCAACGTCTATCCCAACGAGCTGGAAAACGTCATCTCCCTGTGCCCCGGCGTGCTCGAATGCGCGGCCGTGGGCGTGCACGACGATCGCCAGGGCGAAGCCATCAAGGTCTATGTGGTGCGCAGCGACCCGTCACTGACCGAAGACCGCGTGCTGCGCTACTGCCAGGAGCAACTGACCGGCTACAAACGCCCGCGCTTCATCGAGTTCCGCGACGAGCTGCCCAAGACCAATGTGGGCAAGATCCTACGCCGGGAACTGCGGGACAAAGCCCAGTCTTGA
- a CDS encoding bacteriohemerythrin: MSHTATLVWGDHLLMGHGPMDELHQEFVQLIALLQTAEDSELPSLLQAMQTHLQHHFAEEDQWMLGTSFPPRDCHIDEHAAVLKSVAEVREKLDQGNVALCHDLVRALSEWFPGHATHLDSALAHWMSKQRFGGKPVVIRRNLQT; this comes from the coding sequence ATGAGCCACACCGCCACCCTGGTCTGGGGAGACCATTTGCTCATGGGCCATGGGCCCATGGACGAGTTGCACCAGGAGTTCGTGCAGCTGATTGCCCTGCTGCAAACCGCCGAAGACAGCGAGCTGCCCAGTCTGCTGCAAGCCATGCAAACCCATCTGCAGCACCACTTTGCCGAAGAAGACCAGTGGATGCTCGGCACCTCCTTCCCGCCGCGCGACTGCCATATCGACGAGCATGCGGCCGTACTCAAGTCCGTGGCCGAAGTCCGTGAAAAGCTGGATCAGGGCAATGTGGCGCTTTGCCACGATCTGGTGCGTGCGCTGTCAGAGTGGTTCCCCGGTCACGCCACCCATCTGGATTCGGCCCTGGCGCACTGGATGAGCAAGCAGCGCTTTGGCGGCAAGCCCGTGGTGATACGCCGCAACCTGCAGACTTAG
- a CDS encoding MBL fold metallo-hydrolase: MTEAPFLPPGLTVLERGWLSANNIVFAAAAGDAEGAAVVDTGYVTHSEQTLALVAETLQGQPLARILNTHLHSDHCGGNAALQAAYPQVQTWIAPGQADDVRHWNESALSYAPTGQECPRFAITGVLQPGSSVRLSGRDWQIHAAPGHDPHSVILFEPDSRTLISADALWENGFGVVFPEIEGLQAFDEVAATLDCIEQLKPLTVIPGHGSLFSDVETALAIARKRLDGFVQSPLRHASYAAKVLLKYKLLEWQQISLQDLGQWLQNTPYFGVLHQRYFGEQTQAQWQQSLVDALVTSKAASLQPREGQSPLLLNL, encoded by the coding sequence ATGACCGAAGCGCCTTTTTTGCCGCCTGGCCTGACCGTGCTGGAGCGCGGCTGGCTGTCAGCCAACAACATCGTATTTGCCGCAGCAGCCGGCGATGCCGAAGGCGCAGCCGTGGTGGATACGGGCTATGTCACCCACTCCGAGCAGACCCTGGCGCTGGTTGCCGAGACGCTGCAGGGTCAGCCGCTGGCACGCATTCTCAACACCCATCTGCACAGCGACCATTGCGGCGGCAACGCAGCTCTGCAAGCCGCTTATCCACAGGTGCAGACCTGGATTGCGCCGGGCCAGGCCGACGATGTACGCCACTGGAACGAGTCAGCCCTCAGCTACGCGCCCACCGGGCAGGAATGTCCGCGCTTTGCCATCACCGGCGTGCTGCAACCCGGCAGCAGCGTGCGTCTGTCAGGCCGCGACTGGCAAATCCACGCCGCCCCGGGGCATGATCCGCATTCGGTGATTCTGTTCGAGCCCGACAGCCGCACGCTGATCTCTGCCGATGCGCTGTGGGAAAACGGCTTTGGTGTGGTCTTCCCCGAAATCGAAGGCCTGCAGGCCTTTGACGAAGTCGCTGCCACGCTGGACTGCATAGAGCAGCTCAAGCCTCTGACCGTCATCCCCGGCCACGGCAGCCTGTTCAGTGATGTGGAGACTGCCTTGGCCATTGCGCGCAAGCGCCTGGACGGCTTTGTGCAGTCCCCGCTGCGCCATGCCAGCTATGCGGCCAAGGTGCTGCTCAAATACAAGCTGCTGGAATGGCAACAGATCAGCCTGCAGGATCTGGGCCAGTGGCTGCAGAACACGCCTTACTTTGGCGTGTTGCACCAGCGTTACTTTGGCGAACAGACCCAGGCCCAATGGCAGCAGTCGCTGGTGGATGCGCTAGTGACCAGCAAGGCGGCCAGCCTGCAACCCAGAGAGGGGCAAAGCCCCTTGCTGCTCAACCTCTGA